A single genomic interval of Eurosta solidaginis isolate ZX-2024a chromosome 3, ASM4086904v1, whole genome shotgun sequence harbors:
- the DMAP1 gene encoding DNA methyltransferase 1-associated protein 1, whose protein sequence is MADVRDILDMERANTPELTKEMFLIQKKRNFEKVKGVSKRPEGMHREVFALLYNDNKDAPPLLPTDTALGIGSGYKQAKARLGMKKVRKWEWAPFNNPARTDGAVFHHWRRTTDDQKEYPFAKFNKQLQIPTYSMSDYNTHLRTNIQKWTKAQTDHLFDLAKRFDLRFIVMADRWDRAQHGVKSVEDLKERYYEVVGLLSKAKALSGDKKAYAFDAEHERKRKDQLKKLFERTTQQVEEEQMLLNELKKIEARKKERERKTQDLQKLISQADQKSDVIANVQSVRKYEKKLVKKKLHHQPRPSKVDSVVNAIEIGGSGIKFSDLRGSGVSLRSQKMKLPANIGQRKVKALEQAIQQFKVDPSPPPTEDISNAFNELRSDMVLLCELRTALATCVYEMESLKHQYEAACPGKTLNIPPSLIPAEHIKQEAIDAGTSSNSTNA, encoded by the exons ATGGCAGATGTACGCGATATTCTGGATATGGAGCGCGCGAATACGCCAGAATTGACAAAAGAAATGTTCCTTATCCAAAAGAAGAGGAACTTTGAAAA AGTCAAAGGAGTTTCCAAACGACCAGAAGGCATGCACCGTGAAGTTTTCGCCTTGCTCTACAACGACAACAAGGATGCACCACCGCTGCTGCCTACAGACACAG CTCTTGGTATTGGTTCTGGTTATAAGCAAGCAAAGGCACGTTTGGGTATGAAAAAAGTTCGTAAATGGGAGTGGGCACCATTTAATAATCCAGCGCGTACAGATGGTGCAGTATTTCATCATTGGCGGCGCACAACGGACGATCAGAAGGAATATCCATTTGCAAAGTTTAATAAGCAATTACAAATACCCACTTATTCAATGTCGGACTACAATACACATTTGCGTACAAATATACAAAAGTGGACTAAAGCGCAAACAGATCATTTGTTTGATTTAGCAAAGCG CTTCGATTTGCGATTTATTGTTATGGCAGATCGTTGGGATCGCGCCCAACATGGTGTTAAATCTGTAGAAGATCTTAAAGAGCGGTACTATGAAGTTGTTGGCCTACTCAGTAAGGCCAAGGCACTGTCAGGTGACAAGAAGGCTTATGCTTTTGATGCCGAACATGAGCGCAAACGTAAAGATCAACTTAAAAAACTGTTTGAACGTACAACACAACAAGTCGAAGAAGAACAAATGTTATTGAATGAGTTGAAGAAGATTGAAGCACGCAAGAAGGAGCGTGAACGTAAAACACAAGATCTACAAAAGCTCATATCGCAAGCGGATCAG AAAAGCGATGTTATCGCTAATGTGCAAAGTGTTCGCAAATATGAAAAGAAACTTGTCAAAAAGAAGCTTCATCATCAACCGCGCCCGTCGAAAGTAGACTCCGTTGTAAATGCTATTGAGATAGGTGGAAGTGGCATCAAATTTTCAGATCTTCGTGGTTCTGGTGTGTCATTGCGTTCACAAAAAATGAAACTGCCAGCAAATATTGGACAACGCAAAGTAAAAGCTTTGGAACAAGCAATACAACAATTTAAAGTTG ACCCCTCACCCCCACCCACAGAAGACATATCCAATGCATTCAATGAATTAAGGTCAGATATGGTTCTGTTGTGTGAGTTGCGAACGGCTTTGGCTACGTGTGTTTATGAAATGGAAAGCTTGAAACATCAATATGAGGCAGCATGCCCGGGAAAG ACTCTAAATATTCCACCGTCTTTGATACCAGCTGAGCATATTAAACAAGAAGCAATAGATGCGGGCACCTCAAGCAACAGCACAAACGCATAA